In the Flavobacterium acetivorans genome, one interval contains:
- a CDS encoding galactokinase family protein produces MKEIISLAPGRTCLFGDHQDYLGLPVIACAISRNIKLTAVQNNTGEFRINMVDIDQIRVIDINATFTKLEPRDYFASSLRVLRRQGCIPNVGYDITVNGNIPINSGTSSSSALLLAWINFLVTAYGVNEEITPEFISRMGYLSEVVEHGEPGGMMDHYSIGVGNIVHIDTRDPFSFTIIGTELGGLITGVSGVPKETIGLIGDLKGNALLAIGTIKQSFPNFNLQQTEIEDLDKYRNYLPDRLIPFFEAAIKNHHYTRMALIEFQKPSLDLKKIGALMNQHHAVLRDLLKITVPRIDAMINAALKAGAYGAKIVGSGGGGSIVVMAEPGNEAPVVEALLAAGAVEAYAVTVDPGSRIL; encoded by the coding sequence GTGAAGGAAATCATATCATTGGCACCAGGCAGAACCTGTCTTTTTGGAGATCATCAAGATTATCTAGGGCTACCTGTTATCGCCTGTGCAATAAGTAGAAACATCAAATTAACAGCAGTACAAAACAACACTGGTGAATTTAGAATAAACATGGTCGATATTGACCAAATTAGAGTTATAGACATCAATGCAACTTTTACAAAATTAGAACCGCGTGATTACTTTGCCTCTTCTTTAAGAGTTCTCAGAAGACAGGGTTGTATTCCAAATGTTGGCTATGACATCACAGTAAACGGAAATATCCCAATCAATTCAGGAACCTCAAGCTCTTCGGCTTTGTTGTTGGCTTGGATTAATTTTTTGGTGACTGCTTATGGCGTGAATGAAGAAATTACACCTGAATTCATTTCCAGGATGGGCTATTTATCTGAAGTGGTAGAGCATGGAGAACCTGGAGGAATGATGGATCATTACAGCATTGGTGTTGGTAATATTGTACACATTGATACCCGTGATCCTTTTTCATTTACTATTATTGGCACTGAGTTAGGCGGTCTTATCACAGGAGTTTCGGGTGTTCCTAAAGAAACAATCGGTTTGATTGGCGATTTAAAAGGAAATGCCTTGTTAGCAATAGGTACTATCAAACAAAGTTTTCCAAATTTTAATTTACAGCAAACTGAAATAGAAGACCTTGACAAATACCGTAATTATCTACCGGATCGTTTAATTCCTTTCTTCGAAGCAGCCATCAAAAATCATCATTATACCCGAATGGCTTTAATTGAATTTCAAAAACCATCTCTTGATTTAAAAAAGATTGGAGCATTGATGAACCAACATCACGCTGTATTAAGAGATTTATTAAAAATAACTGTTCCAAGGATAGATGCCATGATTAATGCCGCATTAAAAGCCGGTGCTTATGGAGCTAAAATTGTTGGATCAGGAGGCGGTGGAAGCATTGTAGTCATGGCCGAGCCAGGAAATGAAGCTCCTGTTGTCGAAGCTTTACTAGCTGCGGGTGCAGTTGAAGCTTATGCCGTAACTGTTGATCCGGGATCAAGAATACTTTAA
- a CDS encoding sugar MFS transporter: MSKIESTINKNQGSALIPMVILTALFFILGFVTWLNGPLIPFFELACELTESQAYFVAFAFYIAYFVMAIPSSWVIEKVGYKNGVSLGLIVIALGAFMFYPAAESRTFVLFLIALFVMGTGLAILQTAANPYVVVIGPRESAAARISVLGIANKLAGFIAPLVLTALVLSNMQDYTADKIAALDSVARSAALDTLALQLQTPYIYMGLVILVLALFVKLSPLPEIDLDEDGNVAHMSIFKQIKNAFQYPQLVLGVITLMLYLAAEVLAGDSIGSFGKQLGVYGENGNFYLKLTSFTMTAMVVGYILGITLIPKYVSQVQALKASGILGFILVILIVTISPNIMVQLPGIPSLPLVILLVALLGLANALCWPAIWPMALQDLGGYTKIASAILIMGIIGGAVFPLVYGSLVETINSANQINGVAETAKSGNQIAYSMLLPAYMMIIFFAFKGHKYRTWSKK, from the coding sequence ATGTCAAAAATTGAAAGTACAATTAACAAGAATCAGGGCAGTGCGTTGATTCCGATGGTTATTTTAACCGCATTATTTTTTATTTTAGGTTTTGTAACCTGGTTAAACGGACCACTGATCCCGTTTTTTGAATTAGCTTGTGAATTGACTGAATCTCAAGCTTATTTTGTTGCTTTTGCTTTTTACATCGCCTATTTTGTTATGGCAATTCCTTCTTCTTGGGTCATTGAAAAAGTAGGTTATAAAAATGGGGTTTCACTTGGCTTAATTGTCATTGCGCTTGGTGCATTTATGTTTTATCCCGCTGCTGAGAGCCGAACTTTTGTTTTATTTCTAATCGCCTTGTTTGTAATGGGAACTGGTTTGGCTATTTTGCAAACTGCTGCTAATCCTTATGTTGTTGTAATTGGCCCTAGAGAAAGTGCAGCAGCGAGAATTAGTGTATTGGGAATCGCTAATAAATTAGCCGGATTCATCGCTCCTCTAGTATTGACCGCTTTAGTCTTGTCAAATATGCAGGATTATACTGCCGATAAAATTGCAGCTCTTGACAGTGTTGCCCGATCTGCAGCATTAGATACCTTAGCTTTACAACTGCAAACTCCCTATATATACATGGGACTAGTGATCCTAGTTTTGGCTTTATTCGTTAAATTGTCACCTTTGCCTGAAATTGACCTAGATGAAGATGGAAATGTGGCTCACATGAGTATTTTTAAACAAATAAAAAATGCGTTCCAATATCCGCAATTAGTTTTAGGTGTGATCACCTTAATGTTATACCTTGCCGCCGAAGTTTTGGCTGGAGATTCTATAGGTAGTTTTGGTAAGCAATTAGGGGTTTACGGTGAAAATGGTAATTTTTATTTAAAACTAACTTCCTTTACCATGACAGCCATGGTAGTAGGTTATATCTTAGGAATTACATTAATTCCAAAATATGTTTCTCAAGTTCAAGCCTTAAAAGCTTCTGGTATTTTAGGTTTTATTTTAGTAATTTTAATTGTAACTATTTCTCCAAATATTATGGTTCAATTGCCAGGAATTCCTTCTTTACCATTAGTTATTCTATTAGTAGCACTTCTAGGACTTGCAAACGCTCTTTGCTGGCCAGCTATTTGGCCAATGGCTTTACAGGACTTAGGAGGATATACAAAAATAGCCAGTGCTATCTTGATCATGGGAATCATAGGAGGAGCCGTTTTTCCATTAGTTTATGGCTCTTTGGTAGAAACAATCAATTCAGCTAACCAAATAAATGGTGTTGCTGAAACAGCAAAAAGTGGAAATCAAATCGCTTATTCAATGCTATTACCGGCTTATATGATGATCATATTCTTTGCGTTCAAAGGACATAAATACAGAACTTGGTCAAAAAAATAA
- a CDS encoding copper homeostasis protein CutC codes for MNKLEIACFNLESAIIAQENGADCVELCANMKEGGTTPDFKITEQARKKLSIKLNVMIRPRGGDFVYSEAEYEQMKSEIIQFKKLNVDGFVFGILDKNGNVNIKQNNELVALANPIPCTFHRAFDVLNTVYESLESIIECGFKTILTSGQEKNVLEGIDVLTELVRKANNRIVIMPGGGLRSSNIGLLKEKTNAIFYHSSAIVDPGETANGEEVKALKTSLEQF; via the coding sequence ATGAATAAATTAGAAATTGCGTGTTTTAATCTAGAATCGGCCATTATAGCCCAAGAAAACGGAGCAGATTGTGTCGAATTATGTGCCAATATGAAAGAAGGCGGAACCACTCCTGATTTTAAAATTACCGAACAAGCCCGAAAAAAATTATCGATTAAATTGAATGTAATGATTCGTCCTCGTGGTGGAGATTTTGTTTATTCGGAAGCCGAATATGAACAAATGAAATCTGAAATTATACAGTTCAAAAAACTGAATGTCGATGGTTTTGTTTTTGGGATTTTAGATAAAAACGGTAACGTTAATATAAAGCAAAATAATGAATTAGTAGCTTTGGCCAATCCGATTCCTTGTACTTTTCATCGTGCTTTTGATGTGTTAAATACGGTGTATGAATCGCTTGAATCAATAATAGAATGCGGTTTTAAAACGATATTGACCTCTGGACAAGAAAAAAATGTGCTTGAAGGAATTGATGTATTGACAGAATTAGTTAGAAAAGCCAATAATCGAATTGTTATTATGCCTGGCGGCGGATTGCGCTCGTCGAATATTGGTTTGTTAAAAGAAAAAACGAACGCTATTTTTTACCATTCTTCGGCTATTGTTGATCCAGGTGAAACTGCTAACGGAGAGGAAGTAAAGGCTTTGAAAACGAGTTTGGAACAATTTTAG
- a CDS encoding LacI family DNA-binding transcriptional regulator: MDKKLTIKDIAQLAGVSKGTVDRVLHKRGKVSKKAFDSVSAILNEIDYEPNLIARNLKNNKVYSISVVIPDPSFDSYWLPCVKGIEEAVKEFKAFNLSIKKHYFNPESTKSFKSINETVLALAPDAVLLAPLFYKEALGVVQKYHEQGIIVNTFNNQVQSEDIKNFVGQDLYQSGRVAARLLDLLSTEGQFAIIHINESYKNAVHMQEKERGFRKFFSDNGIQDSSIITLKLKNPGIEANLIDFLAANPRVNGVFITTSKAYQIANIIAENQHKKVAIIGYDLIDENVAYLKQGTIDFLIHQNPKRQAYLGITCLVDHFIFSKEIPKTTLLPIDIVNSENASFYME; this comes from the coding sequence ATGGATAAAAAACTTACAATTAAAGATATTGCTCAGTTGGCCGGAGTTTCCAAAGGAACGGTGGATAGAGTATTGCATAAGAGAGGAAAGGTTTCTAAGAAGGCTTTTGATAGTGTGAGCGCAATTTTGAATGAGATTGATTACGAACCCAATCTGATTGCGAGAAATTTAAAGAATAATAAGGTCTATTCGATTAGTGTCGTTATTCCGGATCCCTCATTTGATTCTTATTGGCTTCCTTGTGTAAAGGGAATAGAAGAGGCGGTTAAAGAATTTAAGGCTTTTAATTTGTCAATTAAAAAGCATTATTTCAATCCTGAGAGTACAAAATCTTTTAAAAGTATAAATGAAACGGTTTTAGCCTTGGCTCCAGACGCTGTTTTGTTAGCACCTTTATTTTATAAAGAAGCTTTGGGTGTTGTTCAAAAGTACCATGAACAAGGTATAATTGTTAATACTTTTAATAATCAGGTGCAATCAGAAGATATTAAAAACTTTGTGGGGCAGGATTTGTATCAAAGTGGGCGAGTGGCAGCACGACTATTGGATTTGCTTTCGACTGAGGGACAATTTGCTATTATCCATATCAACGAAAGTTATAAGAATGCGGTACACATGCAGGAAAAAGAAAGAGGTTTCAGGAAGTTTTTTAGTGATAATGGGATTCAAGATTCGAGTATAATTACCCTTAAACTGAAAAATCCTGGTATAGAAGCAAATTTGATTGATTTTCTTGCTGCGAATCCTAGGGTTAACGGGGTTTTTATTACCACATCCAAAGCCTATCAAATAGCAAATATTATTGCGGAAAACCAACATAAAAAAGTCGCTATAATAGGATATGATTTAATTGATGAAAATGTAGCTTATTTGAAACAAGGTACTATTGATTTTTTGATACATCAAAATCCAAAAAGGCAAGCTTATCTGGGGATAACCTGCCTAGTGGATCATTTTATTTTTAGCAAAGAAATTCCTAAAACAACCCTTTTGCCTATTGATATTGTGAACTCTGAAAATGCCAGTTTTTATATGGAATAG
- a CDS encoding isoaspartyl peptidase/L-asparaginase family protein — MNNRRNFIKTAAVASVAVALNSFGSKPEEEEDKLPRKGRKPIVLSTWNFGLQANEAAWEVLKSNGRALDAVEAGVKIPEGDPKERSVGYGGRPDRDGRVTLDACIMDEQANIGSVACLEFIKHPISVARGVMEKTPHVMLVGDGALQFALSQGFKKENLLVEQSEKEWKEWLKTSQYKPIANIENHDTIGMIALDASGNLSGACTTSGMAYKMHGRVGDSPIIGAGLYVDNEIGAATATGHGEEVVRISGCHLVVELMRQGKSPQKACEEAVARIIKLTKNRNKELKDIQVGFIALNKQGEYGSYCIQGGFNYAVHDDTGNRLIDADYFLK, encoded by the coding sequence CCAAGAAAAGGACGAAAACCTATTGTGCTTTCTACTTGGAATTTTGGACTTCAAGCCAATGAAGCCGCTTGGGAAGTACTTAAAAGCAACGGACGCGCATTGGATGCAGTTGAAGCAGGTGTAAAAATTCCTGAAGGTGATCCTAAAGAACGTAGTGTGGGTTACGGTGGAAGACCGGACAGGGACGGACGTGTAACCTTAGACGCATGTATTATGGATGAGCAAGCCAATATTGGTTCGGTGGCATGTTTGGAGTTTATTAAACATCCTATTTCGGTGGCGAGAGGAGTTATGGAAAAAACTCCACATGTGATGTTAGTAGGTGATGGAGCATTGCAATTTGCCCTTTCACAGGGTTTTAAAAAAGAAAACTTATTAGTTGAACAGTCTGAAAAAGAATGGAAAGAATGGTTGAAAACAAGCCAATATAAACCTATTGCTAATATCGAAAATCACGATACCATCGGGATGATTGCTTTGGATGCTAGTGGAAATCTTTCCGGAGCCTGTACTACCAGCGGAATGGCATACAAAATGCATGGACGAGTAGGGGATTCTCCTATTATCGGTGCGGGTTTGTATGTCGATAACGAAATTGGAGCCGCAACCGCCACTGGTCATGGAGAGGAAGTGGTTCGAATTTCGGGTTGCCATCTGGTTGTTGAATTGATGCGTCAAGGCAAATCGCCACAAAAAGCATGTGAAGAGGCTGTTGCCCGAATCATAAAATTAACCAAGAACAGAAACAAGGAATTAAAAGACATTCAGGTAGGTTTTATAGCCTTGAACAAGCAAGGAGAATATGGATCTTATTGTATTCAGGGAGGTTTTAATTATGCCGTTCATGACGATACTGGAAACCGTTTGATTGATGCCGATTATTTTTTAAAATAA
- a CDS encoding sugar phosphate nucleotidyltransferase, whose amino-acid sequence MHNNLIILAGGASSRMKKQVVLDNLSEEEIAQANERSKGLIGVGPNGRPLLDYLLLNAKRAGYKNIYIIIGEQGDLFKEFYGSENTNNDFHGLNISFATQYIPEGRVKPFGTADALLQAVEQYPELNSQYYSVCNSDNLYSTAALLALRETESPNAFISYDRDAMEFPLERISRFAIAKLNENNCLVDILEKPSADVLEEYKDSEGKLRVSMNAFKFKGKVLYPYLKNCPVHPERDEKELPTVLLNSLKEAGNIALGIPFSEHVPDLTAKEDIAEVKEYLKTHYPQLDWNV is encoded by the coding sequence ATGCATAATAATTTAATCATTTTAGCCGGTGGCGCTTCTTCAAGAATGAAAAAGCAGGTTGTATTAGACAATTTAAGCGAAGAAGAAATTGCACAAGCTAACGAAAGAAGTAAAGGGCTTATTGGTGTTGGCCCAAATGGCAGACCGTTATTAGACTATCTTTTATTAAATGCTAAAAGAGCTGGGTATAAAAACATTTACATCATCATAGGCGAGCAAGGAGATTTATTCAAAGAATTTTATGGAAGTGAAAACACGAATAATGATTTTCATGGTCTAAACATCTCTTTTGCTACCCAATATATCCCGGAAGGAAGAGTAAAACCATTTGGTACCGCAGATGCTTTACTTCAAGCGGTAGAACAATATCCTGAACTAAATTCTCAATATTATTCGGTTTGTAATAGTGACAATCTGTATTCAACTGCTGCCCTATTAGCACTTAGAGAAACAGAGAGTCCTAATGCATTTATAAGTTATGACAGAGACGCAATGGAATTCCCATTGGAACGAATTTCTCGTTTTGCTATTGCAAAACTTAATGAAAACAACTGTCTTGTGGATATTCTTGAGAAACCTTCAGCTGATGTTTTAGAAGAATACAAAGATTCTGAAGGAAAATTAAGAGTAAGTATGAATGCTTTTAAATTCAAAGGAAAAGTACTATATCCTTATCTAAAAAATTGTCCTGTACACCCAGAAAGAGACGAGAAAGAACTTCCTACCGTACTATTGAATTCATTAAAAGAAGCTGGCAATATTGCTTTGGGAATTCCATTTTCGGAGCATGTTCCTGACTTAACAGCAAAAGAAGATATTGCCGAAGTAAAAGAATATTTAAAAACACACTATCCACAATTAGATTGGAATGTGTAA
- the nagB gene encoding glucosamine-6-phosphate deaminase, translated as MLKSNIDKATGFEKRFENTDTVVFENSTAASKAVAQEIAALIKSKQENNESCVLGLATGSSPKGLYAELVRLHKEEGLSFKNVITFNLDEYYPMEPDSINSYVRFMKELLLDHVDILPENYNIPDGTLSKEEIANYCTTYEEKIEALGGIDLQILGIGGNGHIGFNESGSLQNSKTRLVALDHITRVAASKDFSGLSNTPRTAITLGVKKIMEAKRVILMAWGEGKSAIIKKSVEGQVTNQIPASFLQEHNNAVFVLDKEASSKLTRINTPWLVEKIVWTDKLTRKAVLGLALDLKKPILMLTDADYIENGMSDLLADSGPAYDINIKIFNKLQNTITGWPGGKPNADDTNRPERAEPARKKVLIFSPHPDDDIISMGGTFMRLQQQGHEVHVAYQTSGNIAVADDEAIRFARFVLDYNDKFGIKSPEAENIYKKSIEFLKNKKNSEIDIPEVRYLKGLIRKGEARATSHFVGLPDEQIHFMELPFYETGAIEKKPLGTADIELTMELIEKIKPHQIYAAGDLADPHGTHKVCLDAIFEAVKNLKSKDFMNDCWVWLYRGAWQEWGIDEIEMAVPMSPDQVLAKRHGIFKHQSQKDGVVFQGSDAREFWQRAEDRNRETAVLYDQLGMSSYAAMEAFVRWEF; from the coding sequence ATGTTAAAAAGTAATATAGACAAAGCGACAGGTTTTGAAAAGAGATTCGAAAATACCGATACGGTAGTTTTTGAAAACTCAACAGCGGCTTCCAAAGCCGTAGCCCAAGAAATTGCGGCCCTTATTAAGTCAAAACAAGAAAATAATGAATCCTGTGTGTTAGGATTAGCAACAGGTTCTTCGCCAAAGGGATTGTATGCCGAGCTAGTGCGTCTGCACAAAGAGGAAGGACTTAGTTTCAAAAATGTAATTACATTCAACTTAGATGAATATTATCCGATGGAACCCGATTCCATAAATAGCTACGTGCGATTTATGAAAGAATTGTTGTTAGACCATGTGGATATTTTACCTGAGAATTACAATATTCCTGATGGAACCTTATCCAAAGAAGAAATTGCTAATTATTGTACCACTTATGAAGAAAAAATCGAAGCCCTGGGTGGTATCGATTTACAAATATTAGGAATTGGAGGAAATGGACACATTGGATTCAATGAGTCGGGTTCTTTGCAAAACTCTAAAACAAGATTAGTAGCATTAGACCACATCACCAGAGTAGCAGCAAGTAAAGATTTCTCAGGTTTAAGCAATACTCCTAGAACAGCAATCACACTAGGGGTAAAGAAAATAATGGAAGCCAAACGAGTTATTTTGATGGCTTGGGGAGAAGGAAAATCGGCCATTATTAAAAAGTCAGTTGAAGGTCAGGTGACCAACCAAATTCCAGCTTCATTTTTGCAAGAGCATAATAATGCCGTTTTTGTTTTAGACAAAGAGGCTTCTTCAAAACTGACTAGAATCAATACTCCTTGGCTAGTTGAAAAAATCGTTTGGACAGACAAATTAACTAGAAAAGCCGTTTTAGGTTTGGCACTTGATTTGAAAAAACCAATCTTGATGCTTACCGATGCCGATTATATTGAGAACGGGATGAGCGATTTATTGGCTGATTCGGGTCCGGCTTACGACATTAACATCAAAATATTCAATAAATTACAAAACACCATCACGGGATGGCCTGGAGGTAAACCGAATGCGGATGATACTAACAGACCAGAAAGAGCAGAGCCTGCAAGAAAAAAAGTATTGATCTTCAGTCCGCATCCAGATGATGACATTATCAGTATGGGTGGTACTTTTATGAGATTGCAACAGCAAGGACACGAAGTTCATGTTGCCTATCAAACTTCAGGGAATATTGCCGTTGCTGATGATGAGGCCATACGATTTGCTCGATTTGTATTGGATTACAACGATAAATTTGGAATAAAAAGCCCAGAAGCAGAAAACATCTATAAAAAATCGATCGAATTCCTTAAAAACAAAAAAAATAGCGAAATAGATATTCCTGAAGTTCGCTATTTGAAAGGCTTAATTCGAAAAGGAGAAGCACGTGCTACGAGCCATTTTGTGGGTCTTCCTGACGAGCAAATTCATTTTATGGAACTTCCTTTCTATGAAACTGGAGCTATCGAGAAAAAGCCTTTAGGTACAGCAGATATCGAATTGACCATGGAACTTATCGAAAAAATAAAACCGCATCAAATCTATGCAGCCGGAGATTTAGCCGATCCACATGGAACGCATAAAGTATGTTTGGATGCTATTTTTGAAGCCGTTAAAAATCTAAAATCGAAAGATTTCATGAATGATTGCTGGGTTTGGTTGTACAGAGGGGCTTGGCAAGAATGGGGAATTGACGAAATCGAAATGGCTGTTCCAATGAGTCCAGACCAAGTATTGGCAAAAAGACATGGAATCTTCAAGCACCAATCTCAAAAAGACGGTGTGGTATTCCAAGGATCTGATGCTAGAGAATTTTGGCAAAGAGCCGAAGATAGAAACAGAGAAACGGCAGTATTGTACGATCAATTAGGAATGTCCTCTTATGCAGCAATGGAAGCTTTTGTAAGATGGGAATTCTAA
- a CDS encoding sugar-binding protein — translation MEQGANNYEVHLIANEKLKITGKGDSILWKDAVILSDFSSPWTTETPSKIEFKALWDKNYLFFYFKVYDTNIHIDKKDNSVYSIGNSDRVELFFRPDQTLNPYYCLEIDTQARIMDFIAYPNKKFNYNWNWPENDIEVKASKDENSFTVEGAISIASLKKFHLIKEDKIETGIFRAKYNAIDSNNFEPTWITWINPKTETPNFHTPTSFGILHLMP, via the coding sequence ATGGAACAGGGCGCTAATAATTACGAAGTACATTTAATTGCAAATGAAAAATTAAAAATTACAGGAAAAGGAGACAGCATCTTATGGAAAGACGCCGTAATTCTATCAGACTTTAGCTCTCCCTGGACTACAGAAACACCATCAAAGATTGAGTTTAAAGCTTTGTGGGATAAAAATTATTTGTTTTTTTACTTTAAAGTATATGACACAAACATTCATATAGACAAAAAAGATAATAGTGTCTATAGCATTGGTAATTCTGACCGAGTAGAACTTTTCTTTAGACCTGACCAAACTTTAAATCCTTATTACTGTCTTGAGATTGATACTCAAGCAAGAATAATGGACTTCATTGCTTACCCAAATAAAAAATTTAACTATAATTGGAATTGGCCAGAAAATGATATTGAAGTAAAAGCATCCAAAGACGAAAATAGCTTCACTGTAGAAGGAGCTATTAGTATCGCTTCGTTAAAAAAGTTTCATTTAATTAAAGAAGATAAAATAGAGACTGGAATTTTTAGAGCAAAGTATAATGCTATTGATAGCAATAACTTCGAGCCTACTTGGATTACCTGGATCAATCCTAAAACCGAAACCCCAAATTTTCATACGCCAACCTCTTTTGGAATATTGCATTTAATGCCTTAA